DNA sequence from the Lysinibacillus sp. OF-1 genome:
TGTGATTATTGGTGCTCGTGATTTAGATCCAGGTGAAAAAAAGCTTATTAAAGAAATTGGTATTAAAGTGTATACGATGCATGAAATCGATCGTTTAGGGATGACAACTGTAATGTCACAAACAATTGATTATTTAAAGGAGCGTACCGACGGTGTTCATTTATCTTTGGATTTAGATGGACTTGATCCAAACGATGCGCCAGGTGTAGGAACCCCAGTTGCAGGTGGTATTAGTTACCGTGAGAGCCATTTAGCGATGGAAATGCTATCAGAAGCAAATATCATTACTTCTGCAGAGTTTGTTGAGACAAATCCAGTATTAGATCAATATAATAAAACGGCAATTGCTGCTGTAGCTTTAATCAGCTCTCTATTCGGTGATACATTACTGTAAACAAAGGATAGTGACATCATTTCTCTCGTAAAGGAAGAACTTTTCTTAGACTATAAGGTCGCCACAACCAAATATAAGAAAGTAGCTCTCCCTAAATAAAGTTTACTATAGAAAAAGCAAATGCTCTAGCACATCAATAGCCTTTATTTTGTCAGAAAATTGACAGTTTATAAAATATATTAACTTGAACATCTATCAATTATTTAAATTTCAAATAGTTATCTGTCGTGCACGAAAAAAAGAAAGTGCTTACAAGATAATTAGTGTAAGGAGTTTTTTATGGCAGCAGAACAATATGAATTGAAAAGAAGTATGAAAGCTAGACACTTATTTATGATTTCTCTCGGAGGATGTATTGGAACTGGTTTTTTTCTTGGCTCAGGGTACACCATTAATCAAGCGGGGCCAACCGGTGCCATTCTAGCTTATTTAGTAGGCGGAGCAGTAATGTATTTAACAATGCTATGCTTGGGTGAATTATCTGTTGCTATGCCAGTATCTGGTTCATTCCAAACATATACGACGAAGTTTATCGGTCCTGCCACTGGTTTTGCTGTTGGCTGGCTGTACTGGCTAGGCTGGGCAGTAACTGTTGCACTCGAATTTTTAGGTGCTGGACAACTTATGCAAAGGTGGTTTCCTGATTCTCCAGTATGGATGTGGTGCCTAATATTTGCTGCACTGCTCTTTGTCTTGAATGGTTTATCTGCAAAAGCCTTTGGCGAAGCAGAATTTGTCTTCTCAAGCATTAAAATTTTGGCCATCCTGATGTTCCTTGCGGTTGGGGGAGCAGCTATGTTTGGGCTGATCGATATGAAAAATGGAACAGATGCCCCATTTCTTACTCATTTTTATGAGGGTGGTCTTTTTCCAAATGGTTTAACAGCACTGCTCATTACCATGATTACCGTGAATTTTTCATTTCAAGGTACAGAATTAATCGGTATTGCTGCTGGAGAGAGTGAAAATCCCGAAAAAACAATCCCTAAATCTATTAAACAAACCGTGTGGCGTACGCTGTTCTTCTTTGTGTTATCTGTCTTTGTATTGGCAGCTATGATTCCTATGGATAAAGCGGGTGTTGTTGAAAGTCCATTTGTTGTTGTATTAGATAGTATAGGGATTCCGTATGCAGCAGATATTATGAATTTTGTTATTCTAACAGCTTTATTATCGGTCGCTAACTCGGGTTTATATGCTGCAACACGTATGCTGTTTTCTCTTTCCGTTGAAAAGATGGCAAGTCCATTGTTAGGGAAGGTGAATAGAAGAGGAATTCCAATGAATGCATTATTGATTACCCTTGCTGTTGCTGGTTTGTCATTATTGTCAAGCGTATTTGCCGCTAATACCGTATTTGTGTGGCTTTTATCCCTAGCAGGTTTAGGTGCACAAATTGGGTGGATTGCAATTACTGCTTCTCAAATTGCATTTAGACGCTCCTATTTACGCCAAGGAGGAAAAGTGGAGGATTTAAAATTCAAAGCACCATTCTATCCGGTTATTCCTATTTTAGGATTATTGGCAAACTGCATCGTTATGGCAAGCTTGGCTTTTGATCCCGCTCAACGATTAGCCCTTTACTGTGGTGGAGCTTTCTTCATTGGCTGTTATATTGTTTATTATTTAAAAGTGAAAAAAGTTACAAATTTAGTAATAAACCAACAAGAAGTCCAGTTAAAATTAGATCAAAAAATGTATCTTTAAGTAATAAGAGTAGCTGTATTATGTGGCTACTCTTTTCTTTATTAATAAAGAACAACAAAGACGAAACTACCAAAGAATAGTTCCAAAATAAAACGAAAAAATTTATCGTTTTTCGATAAAAAAATATTGAAATAGGATAATTTATCGTTTATTCTTCATACAAGAATAAATTTAGTTTTGAGCTAATCTGAGGTGGATTCATGTTAAAAAATTTTGTTAAAGATTTAGGAATCTTTACGTATCAACAATCGTTATCCTGTATTTTTCCTGTTGTAATATTTATTACACTTGCATTTTCTAGAGCTGTTCCAATACCAGGTGTAGCAAGATACGATTTCATTCTAGTCATCTGTCTATTGACGCAATACTTGATGTATAGATTTGGATTAGAAACAAAGGATGAAATAAAAGTCATCTGTCTGTTTCATATTATTGGACTTGTGCTAGAACTGTATAAAGTAAATTTTAATTCTTGGTCTTATCCTGAAGAGGCGTGGTCAAAAGTGGGAGGTGTGCCATTATATAGTGGATTTATGTATGCTAGTGTGGCGAGTTATATTTGCCAAGCCTGGCGTAGATTCGATTTGAAAATCGTGAGTTGGCCAAAAAGTTATGTAGCCATTCCACTAGGAGCCATGATTTACTTCAATTTCTTCACCCATCATTTTATTTATGATTTTAGATGGCTGTTAATGGCATTACTTTTTGTGGTGTTTTATCGAACAATGGTCAAATTTAAGGTGCGAAATAAAATCTATCAAATGCCCATCGTTGCGTCTTTCTTTTTGATTGGCTTTTTCATTTGGATTGCTGAAAATATCGCTACTTTCTTTGGGGCATGGTCATATCCTAATCAAGAGGTAGCATGGTCGATTGTGCATTTTGGCAAAATAAGCTCTTGGTTTTTACTTGTAGTCATTAGCATTCTGATTGTTGCACAGCTTAAATTATTTTATCGAGATGCAGGTGAATAAATAAAGTGCATAACTAACTTTCATTTCAATATTTGAAAGTTGTACCCATCCCTTTTCATAAAACTGTCCCTTTTTTAGAGGGCAATCCTGCTGTAGACTCCTCTTTAGTAGAGGATAGGGGGATAAAAAGATGAAAACAGACATTCGAATGTTGCAAAGAGCTTGTACAGATGAAAAACAAATTCAACCATTTTTAAAAGACGCACAAACCGCTTTT
Encoded proteins:
- a CDS encoding DUF817 domain-containing protein, which produces MLKNFVKDLGIFTYQQSLSCIFPVVIFITLAFSRAVPIPGVARYDFILVICLLTQYLMYRFGLETKDEIKVICLFHIIGLVLELYKVNFNSWSYPEEAWSKVGGVPLYSGFMYASVASYICQAWRRFDLKIVSWPKSYVAIPLGAMIYFNFFTHHFIYDFRWLLMALLFVVFYRTMVKFKVRNKIYQMPIVASFFLIGFFIWIAENIATFFGAWSYPNQEVAWSIVHFGKISSWFLLVVISILIVAQLKLFYRDAGE
- a CDS encoding amino acid permease codes for the protein MAAEQYELKRSMKARHLFMISLGGCIGTGFFLGSGYTINQAGPTGAILAYLVGGAVMYLTMLCLGELSVAMPVSGSFQTYTTKFIGPATGFAVGWLYWLGWAVTVALEFLGAGQLMQRWFPDSPVWMWCLIFAALLFVLNGLSAKAFGEAEFVFSSIKILAILMFLAVGGAAMFGLIDMKNGTDAPFLTHFYEGGLFPNGLTALLITMITVNFSFQGTELIGIAAGESENPEKTIPKSIKQTVWRTLFFFVLSVFVLAAMIPMDKAGVVESPFVVVLDSIGIPYAADIMNFVILTALLSVANSGLYAATRMLFSLSVEKMASPLLGKVNRRGIPMNALLITLAVAGLSLLSSVFAANTVFVWLLSLAGLGAQIGWIAITASQIAFRRSYLRQGGKVEDLKFKAPFYPVIPILGLLANCIVMASLAFDPAQRLALYCGGAFFIGCYIVYYLKVKKVTNLVINQQEVQLKLDQKMYL